The proteins below come from a single Edaphobacter acidisoli genomic window:
- the kdpF gene encoding K(+)-transporting ATPase subunit F → MIGTFSLIAITVLLFVYLIYALLRPENF, encoded by the coding sequence ATGATCGGCACTTTTTCTTTAATCGCAATCACAGTTCTGCTCTTCGTGTACCTGATCTATGCGCTCCTGCGTCCGGAGAATTTCTAA